A section of the Sphaerodactylus townsendi isolate TG3544 linkage group LG11, MPM_Stown_v2.3, whole genome shotgun sequence genome encodes:
- the CHMP5 gene encoding charged multivesicular body protein 5, with product MNRFFGKSKPKAPPPNLTDCIGSVDSRAESIDKKIGRLDAELVKYKDQMKKMREGPAKNMVKQKALRVLKQKRMYENQRDNLAQQSFNMEQANYTIQSLKDTKTTVDAMKLGVKEMKKAYKQVKIDQIEDLQDQLEDMMEDAGEIQEALGRSYGTPEIDEEDLEAELEALGDELLADEDSSYLDEAASVPSIPEGVPTESKNKDGVLVDEFGLPQIPAT from the exons ATGAACCGCTTCTTCGGGAAGTCCAAGCCGAAGGCGCCGCCGCCTAACCTGACGGACTGCATCGGCTCG GTGGATAGCAGAGCAGAATCCATTGACAAGAAAATTGGCAGGCTAGATGCCGAACTGGTGAAGTATAAAGATCAAATGAAGAAGATGAGGGAAGGGCCGGCAAAG AACATGGTGAAACAGAAAGCGCTGAGAGTGTTAAAACAGAAGCGGAT GTATGAAAACCAGCGGGATAACCTGGCCCAGCAGTCTTTCAACATGGAACAAGCTAACTACACAATCCAATCTCTGAAAGACACAAAAACCACG GTTGATGCTATGAAACTGGGAGTGAAAGAAATGAAGAAAGCCTACAAGCAAGTCAAAATTGACCAGATCGAG GACTTGCAAGATCAACTGGAGGACATGATGGAAGACGCTGGTGAGATCCAAGAAGCGTTGGGTCGTAGTTACGGAACCCCAGAGATTGATGAAGAGGACTTGGAGGCGG AACTGGAGGCTCTGGGGGATGAACTTCTAGCTGATGAGGACAGCTCCTATCTGGACGAAGCAGCGTCTGTTCCGTCGATTCCAGAAGGTGTGCCCACTGAATCAAAAAACAAG GATGGCGTGTTGGTGGATGAATTTGGATTGCCTCAGATCCCGGCCACATAA